In one Deltaproteobacteria bacterium genomic region, the following are encoded:
- a CDS encoding NRDE family protein gives MCTLILLDRVVPEFPVVVAANRDEFFSRPAAPPGHFAPGNGTLAFVAPQDLAAGGTWMGLNSNGLFVGLTNRPVAVRDPAARSRGLLVTDALGQRSAAEAATAIERACEQRTTPFNLLAADGRETWFARLQGDRLETRSLSPGIHVVCNRDPDDPDSGKVRRIESMLEALDPTSDLEKLVCALARLLGAHPHDSNPLENPCVHTAEYGTRSSTVLAVGPRHRTWRYADGAPCQTRYHDFSRLLEDLPRAVT, from the coding sequence ATGTGCACGCTGATCCTGTTGGACCGCGTCGTACCTGAGTTTCCGGTCGTCGTCGCGGCCAATCGGGACGAATTCTTCTCGAGGCCCGCCGCGCCACCGGGCCACTTCGCTCCAGGGAACGGAACGCTTGCCTTCGTCGCGCCGCAGGATCTCGCGGCGGGCGGAACGTGGATGGGATTGAACTCGAACGGCCTCTTCGTCGGACTCACCAATCGCCCGGTGGCGGTTCGGGACCCCGCTGCGCGCTCGCGCGGGCTCCTGGTGACGGACGCGCTCGGGCAGCGCTCGGCCGCGGAAGCGGCGACGGCGATCGAACGTGCCTGCGAGCAGCGGACGACGCCCTTCAACCTGCTGGCGGCGGACGGCCGCGAGACCTGGTTCGCCCGCCTGCAGGGCGACCGCCTCGAGACCCGGTCGCTGTCGCCCGGGATCCACGTCGTCTGCAATCGCGACCCGGACGACCCGGACTCCGGCAAGGTTCGCCGGATCGAGAGCATGCTCGAAGCTCTCGACCCGACCTCGGATCTGGAGAAGCTGGTCTGCGCTCTGGCCCGCCTGCTCGGCGCGCATCCGCACGACTCGAATCCACTCGAGAATCCCTGCGTCCATACAGCGGAATACGGCACGCGCTCCTCGACCGTGCTCGCGGTCGGTCCGCGGCATCGAACCTGGCGCTACGCCGACGGGGCTCCCTGCCAGACCCGGTACCACGATTTCAGCCGCCTGCTGGAGGATCTCCCGCGGGCCGTCACGTGA
- a CDS encoding YifB family Mg chelatase-like AAA ATPase, whose translation MLLRVFGATLHVLDGVRVSVEVEAGAGLPAFHIVGQADRIVNESRDRIRAAFRHASLEFPPGRVTVNLAPTGLPKVGSALDLPIAVGIAGTRVELCEERLRGSLFLGELGLDGGLRPVRGVLAMLGAAEGSVIRDVIVPSGNLFEASLWPRLAALGAGDLGSVLRWLRDGEALESPSPTPPRDVPAELALDLSDIHGQESAKRALEIAAAGAHNLLLVGPPGAGKTLLARRLPGILPELDSEAALEATRIHSAAGTLGPSGLLERPPFRAPHHSTSDAGMAGGGRPLRPGEITLAHRGVLFLDELPEFRRPVLEALRQPLEEGEIRIARSHASARMPARFQLVAAMNPCPCGWRGSAVRECRCLEPEVARYRAKISGPLLDRIDLHVALAAVPWKDMLREGRSGETSEQVLARVRAARGLQLERYRGEPWSTNAQLPTAALPRHCALRADARALLERAVSALGLSMRAVVRCLRVARTIADLSGAGAIDVGHVAEAISYRDASRAR comes from the coding sequence ATGCTCTTGCGCGTCTTCGGCGCCACGCTTCACGTTCTCGACGGCGTCAGAGTCTCCGTCGAAGTCGAAGCGGGCGCAGGGTTGCCGGCGTTTCACATCGTCGGTCAGGCGGATCGCATCGTGAACGAGAGCCGCGATCGGATTCGCGCCGCGTTCCGCCACGCCAGCCTCGAATTCCCTCCCGGCCGCGTGACCGTGAATCTCGCGCCGACGGGGCTGCCGAAGGTCGGCTCGGCGCTCGACCTCCCGATCGCGGTCGGCATCGCGGGAACGCGCGTCGAGCTCTGCGAAGAACGCCTGCGCGGGTCGCTGTTCCTGGGCGAACTCGGGCTCGACGGCGGGCTGCGGCCGGTTCGAGGCGTGCTCGCGATGCTCGGCGCCGCGGAGGGGAGCGTGATCCGCGACGTGATCGTGCCGAGCGGAAATCTGTTCGAGGCGTCGCTCTGGCCACGACTCGCGGCGCTCGGCGCGGGAGATCTCGGCTCGGTGCTGCGCTGGCTTCGCGACGGCGAGGCGCTCGAGTCGCCGAGCCCGACCCCGCCTCGAGACGTGCCCGCGGAGCTCGCGCTCGATCTCTCCGACATACACGGTCAGGAGAGCGCCAAGCGCGCGCTCGAGATCGCCGCCGCCGGCGCGCACAACCTGCTTCTGGTCGGGCCGCCCGGCGCCGGGAAGACGCTGCTCGCGCGCCGCCTGCCGGGAATCCTGCCCGAGCTGGACAGCGAGGCCGCGCTCGAGGCGACGCGAATCCACAGCGCCGCCGGGACGCTCGGTCCCTCGGGGCTGCTCGAGCGGCCGCCGTTTCGCGCGCCGCACCACAGCACCTCCGACGCGGGAATGGCGGGCGGCGGGCGGCCGCTTCGCCCGGGCGAGATCACGCTTGCGCACCGCGGCGTGCTCTTCCTCGACGAGCTCCCGGAATTTCGCAGGCCCGTGCTCGAGGCGCTGCGCCAGCCGCTCGAGGAGGGCGAGATCCGGATCGCGCGCTCGCACGCCAGCGCGCGCATGCCCGCGCGATTCCAGCTCGTCGCGGCGATGAACCCGTGCCCGTGCGGCTGGCGCGGCTCCGCGGTTCGAGAGTGCAGATGCCTGGAGCCGGAAGTCGCGCGCTACCGGGCGAAGATTTCGGGACCGCTGCTCGACCGGATCGACCTGCACGTCGCCCTGGCCGCGGTTCCGTGGAAGGACATGCTCCGCGAGGGCCGCAGCGGCGAGACCAGCGAGCAGGTGCTCGCGCGCGTGCGCGCGGCGCGCGGACTCCAGCTCGAGCGCTACCGCGGCGAGCCGTGGAGCACGAATGCGCAGCTTCCCACGGCGGCGCTTCCGCGCCACTGCGCGCTGCGCGCGGACGCGCGCGCGCTGCTGGAGCGCGCGGTCTCGGCGCTGGGCCTGTCGATGCGTGCGGTCGTGCGCTGCCTTCGCGTCGCGCGCACGATCGCGGACCTCTCGGGAGCCGGCGCGATCGACGTCGGCCACGTCGCCGAGGCGATCAGCTACCGAGACGCCTCGCGAGCGCGCTAG
- a CDS encoding YkgJ family cysteine cluster protein encodes MARDPRLSPRAGLRFECTLCGECCTARGEYAYVYLNADEARALADELGLGLAEFKRRYTEKDEYGWTQLRFESESCIFLEPGTKRCTVYAARPVQCRTFPFWRDLVESGRWTDAARKLCPGIGQGRAHRPEDVEARMLEMELADET; translated from the coding sequence ATTGCGAGAGATCCGCGTTTGAGCCCGCGCGCAGGTCTACGCTTCGAGTGCACGCTCTGCGGCGAGTGCTGCACCGCGCGCGGCGAGTACGCGTACGTGTACCTGAACGCGGACGAAGCCCGAGCTCTCGCCGACGAGCTCGGTCTGGGGCTGGCGGAGTTCAAGCGCCGCTACACGGAGAAGGACGAGTACGGCTGGACGCAGCTCCGCTTCGAGTCCGAATCGTGCATCTTCCTGGAGCCCGGCACGAAGCGCTGCACCGTCTACGCTGCGCGACCGGTCCAGTGCCGGACGTTCCCGTTCTGGCGCGACCTGGTCGAGTCCGGCCGCTGGACCGACGCTGCGCGCAAGCTCTGCCCCGGAATCGGCCAGGGCCGCGCACACCGGCCCGAAGACGTCGAAGCGCGGATGCTCGAGATGGAGCTCGCCGACGAGACGTGA
- a CDS encoding OmpA family protein: MRVLRTITTAVSLVCIAVTLGCAEGQLLDTKTKQGAVVGTLAGAAAGAAIGGKKHRAGGALIGAAGGAIAGGLIGNYLDKQAKEIDAIPGAEVERRDDSLLVNFAGGILFDTNSSSLLPGGYDRLRSLATTLKSYPQQRLIVKGHTDSQGDDRYNQKLSEERAATVQTFIISEGVQAARITAIGFGSKMPVATNATAEGRQQNRRVEIEIRPDAEVLQSGSAPQ; encoded by the coding sequence ATGCGCGTTCTGCGAACCATCACGACCGCGGTCTCTCTGGTGTGCATTGCCGTCACGCTCGGCTGCGCCGAGGGTCAGCTTCTCGACACGAAGACCAAGCAGGGCGCGGTCGTCGGAACGCTCGCGGGCGCCGCTGCGGGCGCGGCGATCGGCGGCAAGAAGCACCGCGCGGGCGGGGCTTTGATCGGCGCGGCCGGCGGCGCGATCGCAGGTGGCCTGATCGGCAACTACCTCGACAAGCAGGCCAAGGAGATCGATGCGATTCCGGGCGCCGAGGTCGAGCGGCGCGATGACTCCCTGCTGGTGAATTTCGCGGGTGGAATCCTGTTCGACACGAACTCCTCCTCTCTCCTGCCGGGCGGCTACGACCGGCTTCGCTCGCTCGCAACGACGCTCAAGAGCTACCCGCAGCAGCGCCTGATCGTGAAGGGCCATACGGACTCGCAGGGCGACGACCGCTACAACCAGAAGCTCTCGGAGGAGCGCGCCGCCACCGTGCAGACCTTCATCATCTCGGAAGGCGTCCAGGCCGCGCGCATCACGGCGATCGGGTTCGGCTCGAAGATGCCGGTCGCCACCAACGCGACGGCCGAGGGGCGCCAGCAGAACCGTCGCGTCGAGATCGAGATCCGACCGGACGCCGAGGTGCTTCAGAGCGGCAGCGCGCCGCAGTAG
- a CDS encoding M28 family peptidase, which yields MLASLEPGASATRVRGVGRRRATLAAALIAAAALNCGERGAVEPPRAARAGFDGTRAFADLEELVHIGPRPAGSPGAARARELIRERLRQAGWVVEEHAFEAGPPGAKPRRMVNLIARRVDSTAERVLLITHYDTKDIPGIRFVGANDGASGTAVLLELARVLAAYELPLAIELVFADGEEAFGASITRQDGLYGSSALAERMRADGSLERVRSVILVDMVGDADLNLVVDQGSSPLLREIFAREAERLGLGAIIDPTAEMTVIDDHTPFAALGVEHVLAVIDFQFGGRVSPGRLWHTAGDSLESVSASSLNSVGRVLVETVRAVSEHWSKTGAPRARGE from the coding sequence ATGCTCGCGAGCTTGGAACCGGGCGCGTCTGCAACTCGTGTGCGCGGCGTCGGGCGGCGTCGCGCGACGCTCGCGGCGGCGCTGATCGCCGCCGCGGCGCTCAATTGCGGCGAGCGCGGAGCCGTCGAGCCGCCGCGGGCCGCGCGCGCGGGCTTCGACGGTACGCGCGCGTTCGCGGATCTCGAGGAGCTGGTGCACATCGGCCCGCGACCGGCGGGCTCGCCCGGCGCGGCGCGCGCGCGCGAGCTGATCCGCGAACGGCTTCGCCAGGCGGGCTGGGTCGTCGAGGAGCACGCGTTCGAGGCCGGCCCGCCGGGAGCGAAGCCGCGGCGGATGGTCAATCTGATCGCGCGGCGCGTCGACTCCACCGCGGAGCGCGTCCTTCTGATCACCCATTACGACACGAAGGACATCCCGGGAATCCGCTTCGTCGGCGCGAACGACGGCGCCTCTGGAACGGCGGTGCTGCTCGAGCTCGCGCGCGTGCTCGCCGCGTACGAGCTGCCGCTGGCGATCGAGCTGGTCTTCGCCGACGGCGAAGAGGCCTTCGGCGCCTCGATCACTCGACAGGACGGCTTGTACGGAAGCAGCGCGCTCGCCGAGCGCATGCGGGCGGACGGGAGTCTCGAGCGGGTTCGCAGCGTGATCCTGGTGGACATGGTCGGGGATGCGGACCTGAACCTCGTCGTCGACCAGGGCTCGTCACCGTTGCTGCGCGAGATCTTCGCGCGCGAGGCGGAGCGGCTGGGGCTCGGCGCGATCATCGATCCGACGGCCGAGATGACGGTGATCGACGACCACACGCCGTTCGCGGCGCTCGGCGTCGAGCACGTGCTGGCCGTGATCGACTTCCAATTCGGCGGGCGTGTCTCGCCGGGTCGTCTCTGGCACACCGCGGGTGACTCGCTGGAATCGGTCTCGGCGTCGAGCCTGAATTCCGTCGGCCGAGTGCTGGTCGAAACCGTCCGCGCGGTCTCGGAGCACTGGAGCAAAACGGGCGCGCCTCGTGCGCGGGGCGAATAG
- a CDS encoding ABC transporter ATP-binding protein, with translation MNAAPSGEGRSSRETLEIFARALRYAAPMRGRFAAKLALTAVSLLPMLVLPVPIKLLIDHVIGDLSLAERIQSYPLLVRPLVRVLEGASATEILIWTIAAQALLLLAIGQIGSDGGERDRTEAWLSSGVDAATATENAANAGFSFAGGLFGLFDFRWTLRLTQDLNHHYRSRLFERIQSLPLHLFDDARIGDAVYRLMYDTPSITQTCYRILLVPTLVPLAIAAYAFTIWDSFGQARLALAAVAFAPIAFIATWPFASLLRRQGARSREAGSVTTASLEEGVANILAVQTQGGEARERERFDRDSTRSFARHRGMIGLAMLAILAASVPGIALLRWAFLETIDLVVSGAISLGDFSVLFTYFVQIGVFAVMLGSLWFALQTAAPGLERVFYLMDLEPERDPPGAADLPRARRSLRFESVDFSWPDGTSALRGISFEARLGEITALVGPAGAGKTTAIYHVPRFLRPAHGRVLIDGIDLSDVTRSSLRDQIAFVFQETALFDGTIEQNLRLANPNASESELRRALRIAGADEFILRLPEGLATRLGRAGAGLSVGQRQRLAIARALLRDAPILILDEPTSALDPDTERRLVAALEEAARDRIVLVVAHRLSTVRASHQILFLSRGEVVERGRHDELIAIPGGAYRRYAELQSAALPDQPFE, from the coding sequence GTGAACGCGGCGCCGTCGGGCGAGGGGCGATCGTCGCGCGAGACGCTCGAGATCTTCGCGCGCGCGCTGCGCTACGCGGCGCCGATGCGGGGCAGATTCGCCGCGAAGCTCGCGCTCACGGCCGTGTCGCTGCTGCCGATGCTCGTGCTCCCGGTGCCGATCAAGCTGCTGATCGACCACGTGATCGGAGATCTTTCGCTCGCGGAGCGGATCCAGTCCTATCCGCTGCTGGTGCGCCCGCTCGTGCGCGTTCTCGAGGGCGCGTCGGCCACGGAGATCCTGATCTGGACCATCGCCGCGCAGGCGCTCCTGCTGCTCGCGATCGGACAGATCGGCTCGGACGGCGGAGAGCGCGATCGCACCGAGGCATGGCTCTCGTCGGGCGTCGACGCCGCGACCGCGACCGAGAACGCAGCGAATGCGGGCTTCAGCTTCGCCGGCGGCCTGTTCGGGCTCTTCGACTTCCGCTGGACGCTGCGCCTCACGCAGGACCTCAATCATCACTACCGATCCCGGCTCTTCGAGCGCATCCAGAGCCTGCCGCTGCACCTCTTCGACGACGCGCGAATCGGCGACGCGGTCTACCGGCTGATGTACGACACGCCCTCGATCACGCAGACCTGCTACCGGATCCTGCTCGTGCCGACGCTGGTGCCGCTGGCGATCGCGGCCTACGCGTTCACGATCTGGGACAGCTTCGGGCAGGCGCGCCTCGCGCTGGCGGCCGTCGCGTTCGCGCCGATCGCGTTCATCGCGACCTGGCCGTTCGCGAGCCTGCTGCGCCGCCAGGGCGCGCGAAGCCGTGAGGCTGGCTCGGTCACCACCGCATCGCTCGAGGAGGGCGTCGCCAACATCCTCGCGGTGCAGACGCAGGGCGGCGAGGCGCGCGAACGCGAGCGCTTCGACCGGGACAGCACCCGCTCGTTCGCGCGACACCGCGGCATGATCGGCCTGGCGATGCTCGCGATCCTGGCCGCGTCCGTGCCGGGGATCGCGCTGCTGCGCTGGGCGTTCCTGGAGACGATCGATCTGGTCGTCTCCGGCGCGATCAGCCTGGGCGACTTCTCGGTGCTGTTCACCTACTTCGTGCAGATCGGCGTCTTCGCGGTGATGCTCGGCTCGCTCTGGTTCGCGCTCCAGACCGCAGCACCCGGGCTCGAGCGCGTCTTCTACCTGATGGACCTGGAGCCCGAGCGCGACCCGCCCGGCGCGGCCGACCTGCCGCGGGCGCGGCGGAGCCTGCGCTTCGAGTCGGTCGACTTCTCCTGGCCCGACGGCACGTCCGCGCTTCGCGGCATCTCCTTCGAAGCGCGGCTCGGCGAGATCACCGCGCTCGTCGGTCCGGCGGGCGCGGGCAAGACCACTGCGATCTACCACGTGCCGCGCTTCCTGCGACCCGCGCACGGGCGCGTTCTGATCGACGGGATCGATCTTTCGGACGTGACGCGGAGCTCGCTTCGCGACCAGATCGCGTTCGTCTTCCAGGAGACCGCGCTCTTCGACGGCACGATCGAGCAGAACCTCCGCCTCGCGAATCCAAACGCGTCGGAGTCCGAGCTGCGCCGCGCGCTCCGGATCGCCGGTGCGGACGAGTTCATCCTGCGCCTGCCCGAGGGTCTCGCGACCCGGCTCGGGCGCGCTGGCGCAGGGCTCTCGGTCGGACAGAGGCAGCGGCTCGCGATCGCGCGCGCGCTGCTTCGCGACGCGCCGATCCTGATCCTGGACGAGCCGACCTCCGCGCTCGACCCCGACACCGAACGGCGTCTGGTCGCCGCGCTCGAGGAGGCCGCGCGGGATCGGATCGTGCTCGTCGTGGCGCACCGGCTCTCGACGGTGCGGGCGAGCCACCAGATCCTGTTCCTGTCGCGCGGCGAGGTCGTCGAGCGCGGCCGGCACGACGAGCTGATCGCGATCCCCGGTGGCGCGTACCGCCGCTACGCCGAGCTGCAGTCGGCGGCTCTGCCGGATCAGCCCTTCGAGTAG
- a CDS encoding class I SAM-dependent methyltransferase translates to MTRRRTRPPGGDSWSHVTARLRETASLREAIPSERQRVLELVLALAGRVSGRRVLDVGSDSSALARGLGQQGAQVESVRDLLEPASPLRGPFDVVTALDCIDDSKDPEAALRVLGKLLHPRGRVVLAIAHPWRATAASATPHPALASLPALLASLRSAGLRLVDAAEPVADPAEATGAREPRHLVLVAERTGRRTRNRGTSR, encoded by the coding sequence ATGACGCGACGGCGGACACGGCCCCCCGGCGGGGATTCCTGGAGCCACGTGACCGCGCGCTTGCGCGAGACCGCGAGTCTGCGCGAGGCGATTCCGAGCGAGCGGCAGCGCGTGCTCGAGCTCGTGCTCGCGCTCGCGGGCCGCGTGAGCGGCCGCCGCGTGCTCGACGTCGGATCCGACTCGAGCGCTCTCGCGCGCGGGCTCGGCCAGCAAGGCGCTCAGGTCGAGAGCGTCCGCGACCTGCTGGAGCCGGCCTCGCCGTTGCGCGGCCCGTTCGACGTGGTCACGGCTCTGGATTGCATCGACGACAGCAAGGATCCCGAAGCGGCGCTTCGGGTCCTGGGCAAGCTGCTTCATCCGCGCGGGCGGGTCGTGCTCGCGATCGCGCACCCGTGGCGGGCGACGGCGGCGAGTGCGACCCCTCATCCCGCCCTCGCCAGTCTTCCCGCGCTTCTGGCGTCGCTTCGCTCCGCGGGCCTGCGGCTCGTCGACGCCGCGGAGCCGGTGGCCGACCCCGCGGAGGCGACCGGGGCCCGCGAGCCGCGCCACCTGGTATTGGTCGCGGAGCGCACCGGACGCCGCACGCGCAACCGCGGAACCAGCCGCTGA
- a CDS encoding VWA domain-containing protein — MRSRAQRPLAALSVGLALFAAGLAYAPRANAQDANAVQIEIRSPLPGETIRNKTDMAPLAGLAIAGERPTSFDVVIVLDVSGSTAYPSGIDVDGDGVLGETQRSPISSQPDTPNTDPDDSVLAAEVSASKALLDGLDPSRVHVGVVSFSGEVDPVTQRRLGRGDDALLEQALTPDYAAVKRSLEATLLRGPNGGTNMQAGVKLALRELAGLPGSVSRPRAHAKKVILFLTDGKPSLPFGQANVEDKEDMLAAIDAAQLCRVAGVMLNVYGLGPSAIDYPVAATEMAKATGGLYTPVRRPGDIVAMISGVSFANIEDVVAVNLTLMEWAGPNDVLLSPDGSFQGFVPVRPGLNRIRVSALASDGSRGSKEFDLTFAQQGMSDLELTAERDRIRQRNREIQLRLERERQNAFRKQERERVLEIGIEKPEDAPKPAP; from the coding sequence TTGCGGAGTCGCGCGCAGAGGCCGCTCGCGGCCCTATCGGTCGGTCTCGCGCTCTTCGCAGCGGGCCTGGCGTACGCCCCGCGCGCGAACGCGCAGGACGCCAATGCCGTCCAGATCGAGATCCGCTCGCCGCTTCCCGGCGAGACGATCCGCAACAAGACCGACATGGCGCCGCTCGCGGGGCTCGCGATCGCGGGCGAGCGGCCGACGAGCTTCGACGTGGTCATCGTGCTCGACGTCTCGGGATCGACCGCCTACCCGAGCGGGATCGACGTGGACGGCGACGGCGTGCTCGGCGAGACGCAGCGCTCTCCAATCTCCTCGCAGCCCGACACGCCCAACACCGACCCGGACGACTCGGTGCTCGCGGCCGAGGTCTCGGCCTCGAAGGCCCTGCTCGACGGGCTCGATCCCTCGCGCGTTCACGTCGGTGTCGTCTCGTTCTCGGGTGAGGTCGATCCGGTGACGCAGCGGCGGCTCGGTCGCGGCGACGACGCCCTGCTCGAGCAGGCGCTGACGCCCGACTACGCCGCGGTCAAGCGCTCGCTCGAAGCGACGCTGCTCCGCGGGCCGAACGGCGGCACGAACATGCAGGCGGGCGTGAAGCTCGCGCTCCGCGAGCTGGCGGGGCTCCCGGGCTCGGTGTCGCGTCCGCGCGCGCACGCGAAGAAGGTGATCCTGTTCCTGACGGACGGAAAGCCGTCGCTGCCCTTCGGGCAGGCGAACGTCGAGGACAAGGAAGACATGCTGGCGGCGATCGACGCCGCGCAGCTGTGCCGGGTCGCGGGCGTGATGTTGAACGTGTACGGGCTCGGCCCTTCCGCGATCGACTATCCGGTCGCGGCGACGGAGATGGCGAAAGCGACGGGTGGCCTCTACACACCGGTGCGTCGACCCGGCGACATCGTCGCGATGATCTCGGGAGTCTCGTTCGCGAACATCGAGGACGTGGTCGCGGTGAACCTGACGCTGATGGAATGGGCCGGACCGAACGACGTGCTGCTCTCGCCCGACGGCTCGTTCCAGGGCTTCGTGCCGGTGCGACCCGGCCTGAACCGGATCCGCGTCTCGGCGCTCGCTTCCGACGGAAGTCGCGGATCGAAGGAGTTCGACCTCACCTTCGCGCAGCAGGGCATGAGCGATCTGGAGCTCACGGCCGAGCGGGATCGCATCCGGCAGCGGAACCGCGAAATCCAGCTCCGACTCGAACGCGAGCGTCAGAACGCGTTCCGCAAGCAGGAGCGCGAGCGCGTGCTCGAGATCGGGATCGAGAAGCCCGAGGACGCGCCGAAGCCCGCGCCCTGA
- a CDS encoding bifunctional folylpolyglutamate synthase/dihydrofolate synthase → MELQTLRDAERYLDGLINREKKTQYDYERLGLAPIRALLAAIGNPERGLRCLHVAGSKGKGTVTLAAEHLLRAAGKSVGAYTSPHLVSWRERFRIDGAPVGEAELVAALRAMQPEIERLRQDPELCPSFFDVSTALALALFREAAVDFAAIEVGLGGRLDSTNAIESSVSIVTTIQLEHTDKLGDTLEAIAREKAGIFRTGVPSLHGELDPEAWGAIAAQSIAVGAPLEAVAALDVKSSAEGLRFCLEDGRVVESGVLGSHQAVNLALGIRGAELMLGRALERDELARLASLELPARLERFGDVLLDSAHTPDSARALRQTLETLWPGRRFALVLCVSKDKDAAGIVAELADVTSFCVATSAEPQRSIDPEELAALAWAVGVPDVMVEPDPRRALALARERRAFGEAIAIAGSIFLAGALRPDLLAERARD, encoded by the coding sequence ATGGAGCTCCAGACGCTGCGCGACGCGGAGCGCTATCTCGACGGACTGATCAACCGCGAGAAGAAGACTCAGTACGACTACGAGCGACTCGGGCTCGCGCCGATCCGCGCGCTGCTGGCGGCGATCGGAAACCCGGAGCGCGGTCTTCGCTGTCTGCACGTCGCAGGCTCGAAGGGAAAGGGCACGGTGACGCTCGCCGCCGAGCACCTGCTTCGCGCTGCGGGAAAGAGCGTCGGCGCCTACACCTCGCCGCATCTGGTCAGCTGGCGCGAGCGCTTCCGCATCGACGGCGCGCCCGTAGGCGAGGCCGAGCTGGTCGCGGCGCTCCGGGCCATGCAGCCGGAGATCGAGCGGCTGCGCCAGGATCCCGAACTCTGCCCGAGCTTCTTCGACGTGTCGACGGCGCTCGCGCTCGCTCTCTTCCGCGAAGCCGCCGTGGACTTCGCCGCGATCGAGGTCGGGCTGGGGGGTCGACTCGACTCCACCAACGCCATCGAATCGAGTGTCTCGATCGTGACGACGATCCAGCTCGAGCACACCGACAAGCTCGGAGACACGCTCGAGGCGATCGCGCGCGAGAAGGCGGGAATCTTCCGAACGGGCGTGCCATCGCTGCACGGAGAGCTCGATCCCGAGGCGTGGGGCGCGATCGCGGCGCAGAGCATCGCGGTGGGAGCGCCGCTCGAAGCTGTCGCGGCGCTGGACGTGAAGAGCTCGGCGGAGGGTCTGCGCTTCTGCCTGGAGGACGGGCGCGTGGTGGAGAGCGGCGTGCTGGGCTCCCATCAGGCCGTGAACCTCGCGCTCGGAATTCGCGGAGCGGAGCTCATGCTCGGCCGCGCGCTCGAGCGCGACGAGCTCGCGCGGCTCGCATCGCTCGAGCTGCCCGCGCGCCTGGAGCGCTTCGGCGACGTGCTCCTCGACAGCGCGCACACGCCGGATTCGGCGCGCGCGCTGCGGCAGACGCTCGAGACCCTCTGGCCGGGCCGGCGCTTCGCGCTCGTGCTCTGCGTCTCGAAGGACAAGGACGCCGCGGGAATCGTCGCGGAGCTCGCCGATGTGACAAGTTTCTGTGTCGCGACGTCGGCCGAGCCGCAGCGCTCGATCGACCCGGAGGAGCTGGCGGCGCTGGCCTGGGCGGTCGGCGTTCCCGACGTCATGGTCGAGCCGGATCCGCGGCGCGCGCTCGCGCTCGCGCGCGAGCGTCGTGCCTTCGGGGAGGCGATCGCGATCGCGGGGTCGATCTTCCTCGCCGGCGCGCTCCGGCCGGACTTGCTGGCCGAACGCGCCCGCGACTAG
- the ltaE gene encoding low-specificity L-threonine aldolase: MNPIDLRSDTVTRPCAAMREAMASAEVGDDVYGEDPTVNRLQELAATLLGKEAALFVPSGTMANQIALRALSESGDAAIAARDAHMVLYESAGAASLAGVQLVEIGSGGSFGPEELRAAVYPADDHFPRSAALLVENTHNRSGGRVFPFERLRQVTDLARQLGLRCHMDGARIFNAEAASGIPAARWAESFDTVSFCLSKGLGAPVGSLLLGSRELIRRAHRYRKQQGGGMRQAGILAAAGIFALERNRKRLGEDHANARRLAAGLAGIPGVTVPEPPESNIVIFRRAGAGAWSAALRARGVLVNPVASDALRAVTHLDVGSSEIDAALAILREIRV, translated from the coding sequence GTGAATCCGATCGATCTGCGCAGCGACACCGTGACCCGGCCCTGCGCGGCGATGCGCGAGGCGATGGCGAGCGCCGAGGTCGGCGACGACGTGTACGGCGAGGATCCGACCGTGAACCGCCTGCAGGAGCTGGCGGCCACGCTGCTTGGGAAGGAAGCCGCGCTCTTCGTGCCGTCGGGCACGATGGCCAACCAGATCGCGCTCCGCGCGCTCAGCGAATCCGGCGACGCCGCGATCGCCGCGCGCGACGCGCACATGGTCCTGTACGAGTCCGCAGGCGCCGCCTCGCTCGCGGGCGTGCAGCTGGTCGAGATCGGAAGCGGCGGATCGTTCGGCCCCGAGGAGCTACGCGCGGCGGTGTACCCCGCCGACGATCACTTCCCGCGCAGCGCGGCGCTTCTGGTCGAAAACACCCACAACCGCTCCGGCGGGCGCGTGTTTCCGTTCGAGCGCCTGCGGCAGGTCACGGATCTGGCGCGGCAGCTCGGTCTGCGCTGCCACATGGACGGCGCGCGGATCTTCAATGCCGAGGCTGCGAGCGGAATCCCGGCGGCGCGCTGGGCGGAGTCGTTCGACACGGTGAGCTTCTGCCTCTCGAAAGGACTCGGCGCGCCGGTCGGCTCGCTGCTGCTGGGATCTCGCGAGCTGATCCGCCGCGCCCACCGCTACCGCAAGCAGCAGGGCGGTGGCATGCGCCAGGCGGGAATCCTGGCCGCCGCGGGAATCTTCGCGTTGGAGCGCAATCGCAAGCGGCTCGGCGAGGATCACGCCAACGCGCGGCGGCTCGCGGCCGGGCTCGCCGGGATTCCCGGCGTCACCGTGCCCGAGCCGCCGGAGTCGAACATCGTGATCTTCCGCCGCGCGGGGGCCGGCGCCTGGAGCGCGGCGCTGCGCGCGCGCGGCGTGCTGGTGAATCCCGTCGCGAGCGATGCGCTGCGCGCCGTGACGCACCTCGACGTCGGTTCGAGCGAGATCGACGCTGCACTCGCGATATTGCGAGAGATCCGCGTTTGA